Proteins co-encoded in one Candidatus Hydrogenedentota bacterium genomic window:
- a CDS encoding nitroreductase family protein, whose product MTQFMDIIRDRRSIRRYRDEAVGETQLAELMEAARWAQSWANTQCWEIIVVRDPSVKRALQESVPEGNPGWRCIESAPLLLVVCGKRRVSGFYHGNAVTRFGDWLLFDLGILTQNIALTAHALGLGTLVLGLFDHDSARQTLGVPEEYEVVTLMPLGYPAGDVKAPPRREASEFTHYERF is encoded by the coding sequence ATGACGCAATTCATGGACATCATCCGGGACCGGCGCAGCATCCGGCGCTATCGCGACGAAGCGGTGGGGGAAACCCAACTGGCCGAACTTATGGAGGCTGCGCGGTGGGCGCAATCCTGGGCGAACACGCAATGCTGGGAGATCATCGTCGTCCGCGACCCGTCCGTGAAACGGGCGTTGCAGGAGTCCGTCCCGGAAGGCAACCCGGGCTGGCGCTGCATCGAGAGTGCGCCGCTGCTGCTGGTCGTGTGTGGCAAACGCCGTGTCTCGGGGTTCTACCACGGCAACGCTGTGACGCGTTTTGGCGATTGGTTGCTCTTTGACCTGGGAATCCTGACGCAGAACATCGCCTTGACGGCACACGCGCTCGGGCTGGGAACGCTGGTCTTGGGCCTCTTCGACCACGACAGCGCGCGGCAGACGCTCGGTGTGCCCGAAGAGTACGAGGTGGTTACGTTGATGCCGCTCGGCTATCCGGCGGGCGATGTAAAGGCGCCGCCCCGGCGCGAAGCGTCTGAATTCACGCACTACGAGCGGTTCTGA
- a CDS encoding nucleotide sugar dehydrogenase, which yields MSKVCVLGLGYIGLPTASVLATNGFAVVGVDVSQRVVDTVNAGNIHIEEPGLHTVVRAAIGSGNLRASHEPEIADVYIIAVPTPLTARKTADMTYVTRAAESIVPLLRPGALVILESTSPPGTCRGLLRPILEQSGLRVGPEIHLAHCPERVLPGKILKELIHNDRVIGGFDRASAEKAREVYAGFVEGELLLTDATTAEMVKILENTYRDVNIALANEVALLCERLGIDFWECAQLANRHPRVAVHHAGPGVGGHCISVDPWFLIEQFPDDAALIRLARQRNDSMPTHVLRGARRLLGSLQDPKIAVLGQAYKGNVDDIRESPAIHVVDLLKTEGLRYAIYDPHVKKGPHELSSIEECLHDADLVLVLTAHDEFKYLNPRQVLRQMRTALLFDTHNLLDHEDWVRAGFRVAVLGTGSDIRESA from the coding sequence ATGAGCAAAGTCTGCGTGCTGGGACTGGGTTATATCGGCCTTCCGACGGCAAGCGTGCTCGCGACGAACGGGTTTGCGGTTGTCGGGGTCGACGTGTCGCAACGTGTCGTGGACACGGTCAACGCGGGCAATATCCACATCGAAGAGCCGGGCCTGCACACGGTGGTGCGCGCGGCCATCGGCTCGGGTAACCTCCGGGCGTCCCACGAACCGGAAATTGCCGATGTCTATATCATCGCCGTGCCCACGCCGCTTACGGCGCGCAAGACAGCGGACATGACCTATGTCACGCGGGCGGCGGAATCGATCGTGCCCTTGCTTCGGCCCGGCGCGCTCGTAATCCTGGAGTCTACGTCGCCGCCCGGCACCTGCCGCGGCCTGCTGCGCCCGATCCTGGAGCAGTCGGGCCTGCGCGTGGGGCCGGAAATCCATCTCGCGCATTGCCCGGAGCGCGTTCTGCCTGGGAAAATCCTCAAGGAACTCATCCACAACGACCGCGTCATCGGGGGATTCGACCGTGCAAGCGCGGAAAAGGCGCGCGAGGTGTACGCCGGTTTCGTAGAGGGCGAACTGCTGCTCACCGACGCGACCACGGCGGAGATGGTCAAGATCCTCGAGAATACGTACCGCGACGTGAACATTGCGCTGGCCAATGAGGTAGCGCTGCTGTGCGAACGGCTGGGCATCGACTTCTGGGAATGCGCGCAACTGGCGAACCGGCACCCGCGCGTCGCCGTCCACCACGCCGGACCCGGCGTGGGCGGGCATTGCATCTCGGTAGACCCCTGGTTTCTGATCGAGCAATTCCCGGACGACGCCGCCCTCATTCGCCTGGCCCGCCAGCGTAACGATAGCATGCCCACGCACGTGCTGCGCGGCGCGCGCAGACTCCTGGGCAGTCTCCAAGATCCCAAGATCGCCGTACTCGGCCAGGCGTACAAGGGCAATGTCGACGACATTCGCGAGAGTCCGGCCATTCACGTGGTGGACCTGCTCAAGACGGAGGGGCTGCGCTACGCCATATACGACCCGCACGTGAAGAAGGGGCCGCACGAACTCAGTTCCATCGAGGAATGCCTTCACGACGCCGACCTGGTGCTCGTCTTGACGGCGCACGATGAATTCAAGTACCTGAACCCGCGTCAGGTATTGCGGCAGATGCGCACGGCGCTCTTGTTCGATACGCATAACCTCCTGGACCACGAGGACTGGGTCCGGGCGGGATTCCGCGTGGCTGTGCTCGGCACGGGCTCGGATATTCGCGAATCGGCGTGA
- the wecB gene encoding UDP-N-acetylglucosamine 2-epimerase (non-hydrolyzing): MKVLAVIGTRPEAIKMAPVVDVLRRRPQFQVEVCLTAQHRELLDQVLRVFDLPADYDLNVMRPGQSVFDIFCAVLQGMRRAIEEARPDVVLVHGDTSTSFAAALAAYYFRLPIGHVEAGLRTYDKYRPFPEETYRRFTDAVCDYHYAPTMRAQANLLQEHIPAANVLVTGNTVIDALLDVAARPYDFADPLLRSFGEQRRMLLVTAHRRESFGAPFREMCRAMRDLARNNAELEVVYPVHPNPNVRGAVRDLLEGQERVHCIEPLEYLPFVHLMKKATIVMTDSGGIQEEAPSLGKPVLVMREVTERPEAVEAGTARLVGTRYEDIVRETQRLLDDPAAYAAMAQAVNPYGDGRAAARIADHLARMA; this comes from the coding sequence ATGAAAGTCCTCGCGGTGATAGGCACGCGGCCGGAAGCCATCAAGATGGCTCCGGTCGTAGACGTATTGCGCCGCCGTCCCCAATTCCAGGTCGAAGTCTGCCTCACGGCGCAGCACCGCGAACTGCTTGACCAGGTGCTCCGGGTTTTCGACTTGCCCGCCGATTACGACCTGAACGTGATGCGGCCCGGTCAGTCGGTGTTCGATATTTTCTGCGCGGTGTTGCAGGGCATGCGGCGCGCCATCGAAGAAGCGCGGCCCGACGTCGTGCTGGTCCACGGAGACACGAGCACGTCCTTCGCGGCGGCGCTCGCGGCCTATTATTTCCGCCTGCCCATCGGCCACGTCGAGGCCGGGTTGCGGACCTATGACAAATACCGCCCCTTCCCGGAGGAAACGTACCGGCGCTTCACGGACGCCGTCTGCGATTATCATTACGCGCCGACGATGCGCGCGCAGGCCAATCTCTTGCAGGAACACATTCCCGCGGCGAACGTGCTCGTGACCGGAAACACGGTCATCGATGCCCTGCTCGACGTGGCGGCGCGGCCCTATGACTTCGCCGACCCGCTGCTCAGGTCGTTCGGCGAGCAGCGGCGCATGTTGCTTGTGACCGCGCACCGCCGGGAGAGTTTCGGCGCGCCGTTCCGCGAGATGTGCCGCGCCATGCGCGACCTGGCGCGGAACAACGCTGAACTCGAAGTGGTCTATCCGGTTCATCCGAACCCGAATGTGCGCGGCGCCGTGCGCGACCTGCTCGAGGGGCAGGAACGGGTACACTGCATCGAGCCGCTCGAGTATCTGCCTTTCGTACATTTGATGAAGAAGGCCACCATCGTCATGACGGACTCGGGCGGCATTCAGGAAGAAGCGCCGTCGCTGGGCAAGCCCGTGCTGGTCATGCGCGAGGTTACGGAGCGGCCGGAAGCCGTCGAAGCGGGCACGGCGCGCCTGGTAGGCACGCGCTATGAGGACATCGTACGGGAGACACAGCGGCTGCTGGACGACCCGGCGGCCTATGCGGCCATGGCGCAGGCCGTGAACCCGTATGGCGACGGCCGGGCCGCCGCGCGTATCGCGGACCATTTGGCCCGCATGGCGTAG